The DNA region GGAAGTTTTACCTctagttagcacctctttactagatataatcaacctgtctttattaactagctatgtactgcagtcctttaaagtagctgtaattaaaccttaaCCTTGTCATTAATTAGGCCTAGGTTGccaggtgacttcccatgatgccccgagctcctctctcctcctctccctctccatctttacacattcatatcccatcaatgctcgttactaacttgacctcttctctctcctgtagatTTGTCcattctcatctctctcctctacAAAAGTTCCCCTTTAAAAATGATGGTGTAGTAAAACCTCTGATACTTTTGCAGAAAttctttttgtaaaaaacaaaacattcttaaaaaaaatagtgtttaaAAGCTAATTTCTAAACTGAATCTCGCTTTGAatgagaaaaactttttttttttaaaaactttaaaactaactttttttttaggttttcaagGGCAGGAACATAAACATGGAGAGATAAGTGCTGTCATTTGTAAACCTCTATATTAAAaggggttgttgttgttgtaaacaACAATAAGACAACATcttattctgtgtgtgtcaaacTACCTGTTGAATCCTGTGATGCAGATTTGTGtgtcagaaataaataaatgcccACAGCCAGCTGAAGTCTGTTGATGTCAGAGATGTCCCTGTGTGATGGCTCAGATGAGCTCACTGGGGCTCTGACAGACCTCAGCAGCTACATACACACGGGATCCCCTTCcccaaacacacatgaacacaactACACAAATCAGTCCACTACGAGAACAGACTGGAACAACACACACCAATCATTTTGTCCTTGCACAAGGACAAATTACATGATTAATTGGTGAAAAGGAGCATTTTTTGAGTCAAAAAAGTTTGTAGAAATCAAGGACAAGCACATAAACTGGTTACAATTTTAACATCTTTATTCATTAAGATTACAgaatttttaattattgctCATAATCTACCATTATCACTTGCAATATTTAAacatagggtttttttttctttattagaCAACTTAAAACATGTTTGAGAATTTTGCTAGTTTGCACTGTATGAGGATTTACAACAATAAATACAGGAGTTGATTCTTCTTTTACCTTCCTATACTTTTAAAGGTTGTCATATCTGTATAtagtatgtatatacatatatgatgCTGGTGTCTTCCCCCGCCACCCATGTGTTGGTCAGCTTGcgtctgaaaaaacaaaaatagtttCTTCCCCTGACGCACAGGCTAGGATCCTGAGGCAGCTGTTAACGAAGCAACCATGGCCTACGAGAACGGATGTGTACAAACACATATAGAGACgtttagacacacacacgcacacgccaGCTATGATCACTTCAGCTTTCATATGGTCATACACTCTTTAACAAACATTCACACTTACAAAAGGGGGGGGCGCAAGAATTAAGACAACAGGCCTATGAACTACCATGTCAACAGGTCACACTTCTTTAAGAAGGGGACTCTCAACAACACAAGGAGacagaaatgcacaaacaaTGGCAGGGAACCGCGTGACATTGACGTTTTATGTGCTGTGACAGCATTGGATCTTGTCATTTTATGGCAGCATATGGGTGTGCAGTAGGCTTACTAGAGTTTCCTACACACCTTTAAACTTTCAATTTCCTTCgactttaatttgtttttacccaatttaaaggaatagtctaATATTTTGGGAGCTTAGCATAAAGGGAAACAGTTAGTCTGCGTCTACCCAAGTCCGCCTACCAGTACATCTACAGCTCACTAATCCTAATGACACGTTACATCTTGTTCGTTTAATTCGTGCAAAACTGTCATTTGGCCAGGAGTTATGAGCCAGTCCATTTCTTGGCCATTCTCCTGTAAAAACGGCAAATGGtagttttttggggtttttttgttttctttacacatACGTCTCCATACGGTTTGAACAAAGAAGATGTGTTATCagaattagtgagctttagaggtgctggtaggcagattttgttatcattggacagatccaggctagctgcttccctgGCTTCCAGTCATtaagctaggctaagctaactagctcaTGCTacatatttagcgtacagacataagagtgggATCGATCTTCTCAACTCacaacaatattaatattaatatttcctcaaatgtcagactattcctgTAAAGACTTTGGTTGGTATTAAATATTATGTACAGTGATATTACTCATGtcacacaaaaactaaacaaagctTTTTGTGCTATTTCGACCTGTTCAAAAGATGTAAAGTGATCAAATTTATTTCCATATATAGTGCAGTAAAATTTTCAGACCTGGATAATaagccactgtatgtgtgtgtttaagcatTTGATCCTACTCTGCGAGAGTAGAGCCAGATAGGAAAGGATCTAAGCCTTTCAGGTGTGGTGAGGAAGAAACTAAAATATATCAGAGATAGCATGCCAAGTGTGTAgatctttaaaaacatgtaaaatccCTTTAAAGGCAAATGCACATTTATTTGCAGAGAAGGTAAATGTGCTtcttggaaagaaaataaatcatggTGGAATTCAAATcccagattttattttgaagctgaaccccatgtatgtgtgtgtaccaaAGAGTTGTGTTGTGTATGGTTAAGTACAGTAAATCTAAACAGCACCATACTTTTCAAAGAGGACCTGATTGAAGAAATCTGCGTAAGTACCGGACTGGCAACAACTTGCTGCTCATTTGGTATCTCTGTAAATAGTTTCTGTCACAGTATTAAAAATGAGGgtttaagtacatttattacACTTATTAGAACATTTAATTGCTTATCCTTAtgacatgttgattttttttcccaaaagttCCATCAGATGgtgcaggagagaaaaagatagaaaaatcTTAGTTTCTatataaatatctaaatatacagtataccccTTGTAATGATCTGACAATCTGCCATGCTTTTAATATAGTATAGTCATTCTtggtaaaggaaaaaacaaactgaaaaggTCAGCTCTCACTAGCTTGAAATACTTTTCATTACTTCAACACTGGTGTCATGTGAGCAGCCGGAAGGTGAGAAATAAGCAGCTAATGAGATGGTTTCACTGTGGGTTTGAGTGACAGGTGGGAAAAAGTGGCCACCATCCagtcatacaaaataaaacaaaacaaaaaaaacccaaaaaacaaaaacaaaaaacttatgACAAACTACAGGCTGATCTGAAGGGACAgaacacataataaaaaaaatgtttaaaaacagacaacattGAATCtcaatgaaacaaataaaagacatgaTATGATTGGACCCTGAGATCCCGCTTAACCCCCTCCCATTAGGTCTAATCCCCTTCCCTCGCAAATAttacacaagagaaaaaaaaaaaacataatcacaattagaaaagaaaagacaaaaagacaaaaaaaaaaaaaaaaaggacgggAAAAAGTGTCCGTCACTAAATCTTCAAAGGTCATCTTcattcacacagatttttttaatcaagttttttttatatagtatATATCTTTTTAGCGTCAATAGTTTCATCTTTAACAGTTAAACAATAAAAGATCTGGCAATGAGAAGGGAGGATGGAGGGTTTACACACAACTCGAAACACAAATGAGCATCTAAAGAGAATGAGATAATGGTGGTGTGATGATGAGTGGAAGGGAAGTAAAACATCTCCCAGAAGAAGACTTCGGGGAGCTAGCTAGTGGCGAATGGCATGAGTAGCTCCACAGAGTTAGAgttagttattattattgttgtcaagcatgaataaataaaatgactgcCGTAAGCgcttggaccccccccccaacccctttCTCCTTCAGGCTCGGtaagagcccccccccccccccaaaaaaaatataaagcagGTGTGTTGACtattctctcctcctcattctcctcctctccctctatGAGTCTGTGCGATTCATGGAGTATTGGTATTCCCACGGTCCAAACCCCGACACTGGGTTAATACCttagaaacaaagagaaaagttttGGTCAGCTTGTGATAATTGGGGCTACGTTTTTTGCCTTTTGGGTGGTTTACCTTAATGAACAGTTAAGTTCAACAGAGtggtgacttttaaaaaaaaagctaaaatgctttttcagtCTCTCAAATGTGGATCTTTTCAGATTGTCCAAGGCTCCTATGATAGTCAGCTGAGTATCTTTGGGAGTgatggtcaaacaaaacaagcaatctgaaggcaagcaaaagatttaaaaaaaaaaaaaaaaaagtttgttttttttttagaccaaatggttaattcacaatgaaaataactgttagatGCAGTCCTGAACTGAACATAACTGGATTGCAAGTATTTGAGAGGATTTAAATTCAATAAGCAGATTCgatactggattcagatttggTAAAATGCTTCTGAACTCCAGCTATTGACACCCAGCACTCCTAAATGACAATTATTTCTATGACAAGATGATCTCTAAATGCCCTCCAAAGTAAGTGCGCTGAGGTGTTTTCATACCTATAGTAGTTTGGCTTAAAGGGCCCGTTCTTGTTCAAGCCCAGATACTTGGCCTGCTCGTCAGTCAGCTCTGTAAGATGTGCATCAAATGTAGGCAGATGTAGGCTGGCCACATACTCATCTGGAGGATGAGAGTGAGGAAGAACATGTTAACATTCAACAGGCGTCTGTGGTTGATTAATCATTCAAAGGACAAAAGGATGCAAATTGGCAGGAAGCCTCTGGGATTTACCATCTCAccatctcttttctcctctgcaaTGCTTATTATCTCCTGTCTTCATCTTtctccccatttctctctcctcatcctTCTTTCCTCATCTCAGACTTTCTTTGCATTCCTTTGTTCTTTGCCTCCATCAtctttctgtcagtgtgtgtgctttggtAACAGCAGCAGTCACTGGGAGGGTGACCTACATTTggcttcctgtttttctttacaaatgtatGTGCAACATATCTGTtcagattctcagtcatccaggtcatggtattctgtaagtgctatacCATCGCATAGCACCTACAGAAAATGTATTCGTGCTGCTCTCACATACTTGAGGAACGCTAAGAAATCTGACTGGCAGCGCCGCAGACATGCTGTGAgctgtgcacacgcacacacaaatatgcgcacagacacacaggactCATTCTACTGTGAATGATCCGCGATCCAGGGAGATGACTCTGGGCTGAACAGAAGAGACTGTGATGTCTATAGAGATAAATGCAATATGCCTGCAGGCTCTCTGCTGGGGCAAAAACAAACCCTCTGTAATCACCTTCCTGATTGATGGCAACTTAAGAACCAAAAAACGTTATTGTTCATCTCCCTGGCCTGACAGCTTACTGTGTTTATGTTATCTAATAGGGTGTGATACttcttgtttgtgtatttttttctattctagTAGTATAAGTAGCCTTTCTTCAAGTTGTATTCCATTAACACATCTTAACTCAAGTAAATCTTACCCATCTTCTTGGGCAGCAGGTAAACATCCTGCTTGTACCGTCCTTCTGGGGCATTGTACAGCTCTATCAGAGCCAAAGCCTGGGCAGAAACACATACAAGTGTTACtccaacacacacccacacacatatacagctttaatatgtttttttttttttcataagcgTATTTCTTGGACCAGAACAAAGTGAGTGCAAGgcaaacataaaacacaaaacaaaaccattcgTGTACAGCAAAGTCAATAAGACAGAGCTTGATGTTCTGTTTCTACCTGAGTAGTGGCGGTGATGGAGAGCACAAAAGTGGGCACAGTGGAACAGCTGAGGTTCAGCAGACGACCCTGTAGAGGAAGAAAAGGCAATGCAAGGTTGGAGTACGTGTGGCAAAAACACCCACGGGTTCTTAACTTTGTGTCAGGATGTGCAATCTGAcatgataaaaatattaaaaaagggaGATGTCTGCTAGGGATGAATAAACTCAGATCCCAGTGTCTCCCATCCAACAGGCCACTGACATCAAAATTGTAAAACTGACATCAAACCAGTAAACCAAAGTAAACCAGAgtttttaaagagtaactaTATGGCATAAgatgagatttttaaaatttaaattcaaaacttATGCTTCCTTACATCTCACCTCTGCATTGCAGAGTGTGAATCTTGTCGATCCCAAGTGTTGCAGAAAATGAGgtagtatgtgtgtataacTAAAACAATCTGCAGCTAGGAGGAGCAGGTTGGAATGTTGCTGTTGCATGATGAAAGCAGAATAAAAATGGTTtataaaacttttcatttgtcccATCACTCCCACACGCCTTCAAGAAGATGTGTGCATTTAATTGTTGaagattttgtttctttagcGTCTTGTTCTGCTGTGTTGGCCCTTGTATACTAATTGTCTTGCCTGCAAAACCCTGTCTTTGTggcccatctctctctcacttagGTTTAGCAATGGAGCTAAGTACAACTCATGAAtctgtataaataaatgcatgagTGTATAGTATTATATTGTGAGACAAAGTAATGAAACAAAGAGGAATGAATAAAATGCCCCTCCTTTGACAGAGCTACTGATAAAAATTGGTGTaatttttcaactttaaagAAAACCAGCTATCTGAGTTCTCTTCATCTCAGATAtatgaatgatggttttaagGTGATGTATTTTACCTTTAAATAAGCGACATTTTGGGAACAATACTCTATTTTGGATCAGAACTGCGTGGAACAGAGTGTGATCtggagggaggggaggtgtACATTAGGATGGAGGAGTAGATCTATCGATGGGGTTGAAACCTGCTGCAGATCAAAcggcagcagacacacagacatcgACGTTCCAGCAGGTTATCTATCTGGCCCTGTCAGACTGCTCTCATTCTGTCATGGCTTGTaatacacgcacacgcagaagaacacacacacacagacacacacacaccaagccTTTTCTATAATGTGTCTCTGCAGAGGTGGTTATGCATATTCccttaaaatgttacattttctaTACCAAACTTTGTTAACTAGATTTGAGGATTTCTAATGGAGTTCAGTGAGATGTTTATTAAATGTGACGGGGTATGACTCTGTGTCTACATAACAGTCTCAACTTTGAATTTAAAGTCTTTCTGTTGatttgctctttcaaaatccTCCGGGaaagtgtgtgcctgtgtaccTCAGCCAGCAACACTATCCTCTTGCCATCGGGCCAGATGACATGGTCCACCTGAGAGCGCACCCTCTCCCAGGTCAGCTCAGGAGTCCGCAGGCTTGCCTACAGGGTGAGCACATCATCAACAATTATTTGCTTTTGGAATCGTCCCCCccatcttttcttctactgCTCATTTCTGTTAGGAGGAACTACCACCCATATTTCATTGTGGGCTTAAAGTTGGCTAAGCAAGCTTGGCATTTTTCAGGGCTTAAGTAGTTTGAGAAACGAGTCACAACTTCCTCTCCGGTCTGAACAACTTCCTTCATCCACCACTCATTCTGAtaactttcttttaaaaaaataggtaagtaaataaataaataaataaatccttccCTTCCTCTGGTATTTCTTCTATTCCGAGCACTTCTTTTTCTCACGGTTTTATGGTCACAGGAATACAGTCAGAGCACCACAACCcttatctttgttttccttAGTATTGCTTGCCTTTTATTTCTTggatttttattgtattttaatgttgcacTCCCAAGTTAAAATCCTAAAGTGTTAATATAATTCAACCCGTTTCTGTTTACTTAAGTTTACTTCCAAAACTAAGCTTGTATTGCAATGTCATCAAGCAGTGGCATCACAACCTTTATTAAGGGTGGTAAAATATGTCAACAGTTAAAACTGATTTGTCAGCCACAGAGCgcagaggatttaaaaaaaaaaaaaaaaagctcttcaTATTTCTGataactttttaaaagtctgCCCCCCTAACCCTGACTACTATAGCTGGTTATGGGTCGGGCCTTTCATTCCAACCCCACTAACGCAAATAAGGTGTCAGTTACCATGTCAACACTGAACAATCACTTGCCAAGGTCAGGCTGTAAAGACAGAAGAATGTTCAACACGCAATCAATCATGTTAATGGGAACTgcagtgttgttgtttctgtattGCCAGTTCTTGTTACGCTTTGATCTTCCATCACTTCTCTTGGTTTGTtctatctgtcttttcttgttGACGCATTAAAAATTTTTAGCAAGCTGGTAACTGACCACATCGATCTCAGTGTTGGAGTGTCCCATGTTGCAGACAATGCAGCCGTTCTTCATGCGGTCCAGGTACTCTCTCACCACCACGTTCTTATTTCCTggtggatggagagaaaagaaaagaagaaaatgggaACTGAAATAAGGGAATAGGGAAAAATTTGTCAAGGTTTAAACCATATTTGTTAATGCcagcaggcagagaatgaaGCCCAACTAGATTCAAAAACCCAATGTAAGAACTGAGAACTGACTttgtatccattttttttttttaaccttaccTCACTGTTTCTGTGATTTGTATGAAGAGGCTACTGTAACACTGTAACTTCCATTTGGGAttaaaaactctctctctctattcatGTAAAACTATGGGAGTCTTTACCATAtgttatttaataatttcttatCCCAGTACTTAGGCATAGTTAATTAggtataaaatgtaatttagttTGAGTGTTTCAATTGTTTTTGTTGGCCCTTTTTTAGGGATCTGTACATGTCTGACATTTTGATCAAAACTACAGGAATTCTGTGAAAAAACATAGTAACAGCTCTTCATCTGTTTATATAAGTATCTCAAGTTACATGTTTGTACACTGGGAACATGCTAATGATACACATCTGGCTTTAAGGTGTACAGAAATGTAATGCTAATGTTATTAACGGTACTAATCCACATAAAACATTGAAACGTTATCATTATACGATTTACTTATTGTGTAAAAATTGTAGGATTTCATCATTATAGCAATGATAATCACTATCTTGGTTTTAAAGATTGACCTTATTAGAGCAAATGCTTCTCCTGTTTTAGTTATTTCACAGCACTTTGTAAttttagtagaaaaaaaaaaaaaaaacttacacaaATGCCTCATTATTCTCTTACCATCTTTCCTGTTCAACTAAATTCTCAACCTAAAGCCAGCCCACTGCTTCAGGCCTACCAGCAGAATTAGGTAATGATGCAGAATGATAGGTAATTCTCTGCTCCAACTTAGTGTTCAGGAGAAGTCCCTGGTTGTTGAACTGAGAACTTGATTAGTAACTGATGCAGActgatgaaaatgacagaatataTGTCCAGTCTCCCTGTACCAATGCTGACAAGGTGGTAGGACTCACTGTCTTTTATGTTTTGCACCTTCCCAATACACATAATGAAAGCTGTGTCgtaactgcatttatttatacactCTTGGTTGTTGATGATGTCCCAAAACAAAagccaacaggaaaaaaatccctgtACAGCTGCTATGAGGCAGTTAGTCAGCAATCGTAACATTATGATGAAGAAACACTTTTTCAATTTCAAcgaagagacagagacaaacagtgGAGTGACAGAGGCTGAAGCAAACCTGTGCAGGTGATGACGATGTCCACTTGTCTGATGACTTCATTCAGCTTCACCAGCCTGAAGCCGTCCATGCTGCGATatggaaaaaagacaataacGAGCATTAGATGTCCACGCCAGCAGTGAGCCCTAAGAAACTGAACAAGTGGAGTCTTACCAGGCCTGCAAGGCACAGATGGGGTCGATCTCTGTGACATAGACGATGGAGCCCATCGCTTTCAGGGCAGCACAGCAGCCTTTTCCAACCTGAGGAAGATAAGGACGGGatattaacatacagtaaaataaacacacctTGGTAATCAAAGGAGACAACATAATTTCATGTCACATGCTGAAACTGTCAAAGCCAGTGTTGTGTAGTGGTTTGGGACTGGGTCCAAAGAAAAGACCTCTAGTAAAGCAAGTTACACTGCCACTGTTTGGGCTTTGATTTAAACTAGAGTAACCCATcctaaaaatgtacagtatttattgttGTGTGAAGCATCCAAGGAATTTGCCACAACAATTCAACTACAGGTGGTCTCCGGTTTTACATGCTTATTTATTTGAACATGTATACATATAGACCAGGTCTAGGAAGAGGACAGCAAACTATGTTCCCTGGTAGTGTACAAATAATCGAAAGCTGCAATGATTAGCTGATTATCGAGtaattgattgacagaaaaatactcagccactattttgataatcaattaatcttttaagtTGTTTCCCAATTCATCATGAAAGTAAGTCTTAGTTACAGCcctaaaataatcattttcttACAGAAACTGCCAAGAGGCAGCTAATCTCTAATACAGTGATGAGGATGTTCTATGTGCACAAAACTTTCTAGTGACCTGTTCAAGACAACCCGTTCAATACTAAATTGTGTGAAGACATTTGCAAAATCCTTGTCCCTACTTGCTTAGATGCCttcaaagacaggaaacaaTTATCTTACTTGTCTTCTAACCTACACTAAGTGTTTCCATTGTCACAAATGgattttttatacttttaatgtGATTTCACTTGAAATATTTCAGGAGAGAGGACATGGctctaaatttttttctttcagtgaacAAGCATTGTGCGTCAGCCTTACCTCTCCGTATCCACACACCACCACCTGCTTGCCTCCAAACATGACATCAGTGGTTCTCTTCAGGCtaaggacagaaacacaattaTTTCACTGGCAACCTGGTATTTATTCAGACTGTGTGGAACAGAGAGGAGGTGGGCATGATTGTCctgcaacaataaaaatgtaaaaacaacaaacatgagTTGTTACTGAGGTTAAACAGGAGACTGTTTCATACCCATCTAAGATGGACTCCCTGCAGCAGTAGAGGTTGTCAAACTTCTGCTTGGTCACTGAGTCGTTGACGTTCATGGCTGGGACACACAACTTCCCTGCCTTGGACAGCTGGTACAAcctacatataaaaacaaacaaacaaacaaacaaacaaacacacaaacacaaacacacactaaatatttatgtatttttttaaacttaactgtaattttaactttatatcagtaatttattttttcccatttagtGATAATGCAAATTAAGCAATCCTAacggaaatttttttttttccgttatAAGAGGGGACtggttttatcatttatattcatatatttttatgtatttgcgATTAACATATATGCTATTTGATTTACGCAAAGTTTCCTTTATGAAAACAGCCATGCTGCAGTTGTGTAATCACAGTACACTGTTAGTGAACATGGTCACCACTAGATGGTGATGTTACCACAtcagaaactgtgtgtgtgtgtgtgtgtgtgtgtgtgtgtgtgtgtgtgtgtgtgtgtgtgtgtgtgtgtgtgtgtgtgtgtgtgtgtgtgtgtgtgtgtgtgtgtgtgtgtgaaaatgtactTTCCCAGTCTCTCATTTCAAATAATGAGAAGTGGTTTTATCTGTAAAGCACTGTAataattttgacttttaaaagaaacactGCTTAGGAGAACAACAGGGAAGAGAACGTAGGTTTGTTACAAGTCCTACCTGTGCACACCAGTAACGCTCTCCTCCACGATGCCCTTGATCTTCTTGAACATGTTGGGGTATTTTTTATAAATCCAGTGAGTCAGGTCCCCACCATCATCCAAGATCTGACAGGCAATCAGACACAGAGACGAGCagagtgaaagggagagagaaaaattcaGAGAGGATATTGGGAAAGAACCCACTTAAACCTTCAAACTGAATCTCAAACTTGGAGATAAGTTTCATGgtcaaataacacatttttcaattcagtcaagagtttttttcttcaacataaagaaagaaatccGTTATATCTGTTTGATCTGAATGTCTAACATATTTTATggttcaaaaaaaaatccaaccatCATGTAAAATCTAGTTTGTCTTGTCAAAATAGCAGATGTATGTACCACCAATGAGCACTGtaggatgaaaaaataaagaaaaaatcattttctcatGCTTTATTTAGAATGTAGGTGTTCTACCATGTTGGGTTGCCAGCCTTCGACGTTGACACAGCGATCGATGCACCACCAGAAGTCGTCCTCGGACTCCCCCTtccatgcaaacacactgaaacctagaaagagacaggaagcgTTTTTTAAATAGAAGATGGTAACTGCAAAACAGAGAAATCAGGAAGAGGTGGAGAATGAGTGAAAGAGAGTTTGaatatttaaaggaataaaagacaggagagaagaaaaggggcAGGTGTGACACACAAGAAGTCCCAAGAGTCTCACCTCCCTCTGCCAAGGCAGCTGCCACTTCATTCTGGGTGGAGTAGATGTTGCAGGCTGCCCATCTGCACTGAGCCCCCAAAGCTGACAGAGTCTCCATCAGCACCTGAgataagaggagaggaggggggtcTTTGATTGTCTTTTTGTTGTAGCTGTTGAAGTGACACTGTACTAACAACCTTTATGCTGTGAatgagtctgtgtctgtgtttttgcactCTTACTCACAGCAGTCTGGGCAGTGATGTGGGTGCAGCCCACCACCTTGGCACCGGCGAGGGGTTTCTCCCCCTGTGCTCGCTTCCTCAGGGCCATCAGTGCTGGCATCTCTGAAATAGGAGAAAGAAACACACGCATAAGTGGATATAGGAATCAGCTGGATGTGAAGGAATTCCCATCATTTAATCCTTCTAATACTTCATCACTAATCCATCAACTCAATCCATCTGAGGAGTTACTGATGCTAAggatatatatattgtgtgagtgtgtgtgtgtgtgtgtgtgtgtatagcctGTAGGGTTCAGCTGAGGCTCTCTGTATGTTCTGTGAAGTAGTTAGGGAACGATGTGAATAATGTGTTGGGTTTTAAATGGTGTTCTCACTCGTGGTGGCAGTGGACATATGGCCACCCAGCAGTGTAGAAAGCAACCCCCCCATCCACACccacaagcacatacagtaaaaccacCAATTTAACCACCTATTTATGGTTTGAATGATGCTCATTTACGTGATCTGTTAAGTACATCATCCCATTGtgccctcttcctctgcaatggtttaatcAATGGCtgattttttgaatttgtgctacatttggatggaaatttGGCTACCAACTTGCATCCATCCCTTAAACCACCGACCCTTATGTTTCCCCTTTTTAAAGTTAGCTGTGACAGGTCCTCTTCTTTACCTTGCTCGGCAATCTCAATC from Xiphias gladius isolate SHS-SW01 ecotype Sanya breed wild chromosome 2, ASM1685928v1, whole genome shotgun sequence includes:
- the ahcyl2b gene encoding adenosylhomocysteinase like 2b isoform X1 → MSVQVVAAKMAEVELKDVPTGKDLPAESPMTPTSEGKSLGRNDPHEAGSSAAASPTAEPSVKAGEGSLGLLTPNPTKMPQASAMKRSDPQQNGGEAFVNRDGTVAEAPRMKKQIQFADQKQEFNKRPSKIGRRSLSRSISQSSTDSYSSAASYTDSSDDETSPRDKQQKNSKGNGDFCIKNIKQADFGRREIEIAEQEMPALMALRKRAQGEKPLAGAKVVGCTHITAQTAVLMETLSALGAQCRWAACNIYSTQNEVAAALAEGGFSVFAWKGESEDDFWWCIDRCVNVEGWQPNMILDDGGDLTHWIYKKYPNMFKKIKGIVEESVTGVHRLYQLSKAGKLCVPAMNVNDSVTKQKFDNLYCCRESILDGLKRTTDVMFGGKQVVVCGYGEVGKGCCAALKAMGSIVYVTEIDPICALQACMDGFRLVKLNEVIRQVDIVITCTGNKNVVVREYLDRMKNGCIVCNMGHSNTEIDVASLRTPELTWERVRSQVDHVIWPDGKRIVLLAEGRLLNLSCSTVPTFVLSITATTQALALIELYNAPEGRYKQDVYLLPKKMDEYVASLHLPTFDAHLTELTDEQAKYLGLNKNGPFKPNYYRY
- the ahcyl2b gene encoding adenosylhomocysteinase like 2b isoform X2, with amino-acid sequence MSVQVVAAKMAEVELKDVPTGKDLPAESPMTPTSEGKSLGRNDPHEAGSSAAASPTAEPSVKAGEGSLGLLTPNPTKMPQASAMKRSDPQQNGGEAFVNRDGTVAEAPRMKKIQFADQKQEFNKRPSKIGRRSLSRSISQSSTDSYSSAASYTDSSDDETSPRDKQQKNSKGNGDFCIKNIKQADFGRREIEIAEQEMPALMALRKRAQGEKPLAGAKVVGCTHITAQTAVLMETLSALGAQCRWAACNIYSTQNEVAAALAEGGFSVFAWKGESEDDFWWCIDRCVNVEGWQPNMILDDGGDLTHWIYKKYPNMFKKIKGIVEESVTGVHRLYQLSKAGKLCVPAMNVNDSVTKQKFDNLYCCRESILDGLKRTTDVMFGGKQVVVCGYGEVGKGCCAALKAMGSIVYVTEIDPICALQACMDGFRLVKLNEVIRQVDIVITCTGNKNVVVREYLDRMKNGCIVCNMGHSNTEIDVASLRTPELTWERVRSQVDHVIWPDGKRIVLLAEGRLLNLSCSTVPTFVLSITATTQALALIELYNAPEGRYKQDVYLLPKKMDEYVASLHLPTFDAHLTELTDEQAKYLGLNKNGPFKPNYYRY